TCCAAATCGCCGAGCAAATAGCCGTTTTCCGGCTCCCACTGCGCTTCGACGGAAAGCCCGGTCAGCGGTATCGCGGCGTCGCCGAGCGGCGAGCCGTCGGCGTTTTTCCAGCCGCTTATCTTCATACTGTCGCGTTCGAACAGCTCCGCGCCGTTGGCGTTCAGCCATTCCTCCGCCGCGAAGCCGGCGGGCGCCCATATCGTTTTAGTTTCGCCGTCTTCGCCGGAAGCGGCTGTCAGCGGCGCTTCCAGATACGCGCACACCCAGTCGTTGTTTTCACCGCGGTTGGGTATCTGCACGCAGACGGCGCATTTGCCGAGCAGCTTCTCGACCGAACCGTTCACGCTGACGGCGAGTCTGCCGCCGGAAACGCAGTTCTCCGCTTTGAAAAGGCGGAACGTCAACGGCTCAGCGGCGCCCCCGGGGACGTCGGATATATCGCCGACTGAGACGTAAATGCTGACGTTGATATACTCGCCGGCGGCTATCCCTTCGGCGTCCGCTTCTATCGCGATCGTGCCTACGGCGCCGTCGCCCGGAGTGAAGCGCGCGGTCATATTCTTTATACTGTAAGACGTCGGGACCGCTTCCGCCGATGCGAAAGCCGGACAGAGCACAGCTCCGAACACGACCGCGGCGATTATTATGGAAATGACCTTCTTCATTTCGGCCTCCTGTGTTATTCAGAAACCAACCCGATCGCTTTCCGCAGTATCGCGAGCGCGTCGGCGACGGTG
The window above is part of the Clostridia bacterium genome. Proteins encoded here:
- a CDS encoding dockerin type I repeat-containing protein, with translation MKKVISIIIAAVVFGAVLCPAFASAEAVPTSYSIKNMTARFTPGDGAVGTIAIEADAEGIAAGEYINVSIYVSVGDISDVPGGAAEPLTFRLFKAENCVSGGRLAVSVNGSVEKLLGKCAVCVQIPNRGENNDWVCAYLEAPLTAASGEDGETKTIWAPAGFAAEEWLNANGAELFERDSMKISGWKNADGSPLGDAAIPLTGLSVEAQWEPENGYLLGDLDFDGVHTVSDALAALRIAVRLQEPGELDMRVGDVDFDGEINVADALAILRIAAKLAEPFDIYV